Proteins from a single region of Flavobacterium sp. YJ01:
- a CDS encoding Txe/YoeB family addiction module toxin gives MEIIYSEKAQKDILFWKKSGNKSIMKKITNLIEDILLHPYEGLGKPEQLKYELSGRWSRRIDKEHRIIYRITEENNIEILNILSLKGHYE, from the coding sequence GTGGAAATAATTTATTCTGAAAAGGCACAAAAAGACATTCTTTTTTGGAAGAAGTCCGGAAACAAATCAATAATGAAAAAGATCACAAATTTAATTGAAGATATTTTACTTCATCCTTATGAAGGGCTTGGAAAACCAGAACAATTAAAATATGAATTATCTGGAAGATGGTCAAGAAGAATTGATAAAGAGCATAGAATTATTTACAGAATAACCGAAGAAAACAATATAGAAATACTAAATATTCTTTCACTGAAAGGACATTACGAATAA
- a CDS encoding flavodoxin family protein encodes MENKKVIILGSSRKNGNTTRIVDEIAKEHNIDVVNLSDYNISYYDYESKNIDDDFLPLIRGIIEKYDTLIFATPIYWYNMSGIMKVFFDRISDLIRIEKETGRKLRGKKIGVITNSHDNVIEDSFYIPFQKTADYLGMEYLGHAHFNANILNQQTKIELTFI; translated from the coding sequence ATGGAAAATAAAAAAGTCATCATTTTAGGTTCTTCTAGAAAAAATGGAAACACAACTAGAATTGTGGATGAAATTGCGAAAGAACATAATATTGATGTAGTAAATCTAAGCGATTATAATATTTCGTATTATGATTACGAAAGCAAAAATATAGACGATGATTTTTTGCCTTTAATTAGAGGAATTATCGAAAAGTACGACACCTTAATTTTTGCAACGCCCATTTATTGGTATAATATGAGCGGAATTATGAAGGTTTTTTTCGATAGGATTTCAGATTTGATCCGAATTGAAAAAGAAACCGGAAGAAAGCTAAGAGGAAAGAAAATCGGAGTGATCACAAATTCACATGACAATGTAATTGAAGATAGTTTTTACATTCCATTTCAAAAAACTGCCGATTATTTAGGCATGGAATATTTAGGACACGCACATTTTAATGCCAACATCCTAAACCAACAAACAAAAATAGAATTGACATTTATATAA
- the sufC gene encoding Fe-S cluster assembly ATPase SufC, with amino-acid sequence MLSIKNLHASIGDKEILKGINIEVKAGEVHAIMGPNGSGKSTLSAVIAGNENYEVTDGEVILDGEDLADLAPEERAHKGVFLSFQYPVEIPGVSVTNFMKTAINETRKANGQEEMPANEMLKVIREKSELLEIDRKFLSRSLNEGFSGGEKKRNEIFQMAMLEPKLAILDETDSGLDIDALRIVANGVNKLKSDKNAIIVITHYQRLLDYIVPDFVHVLYNGRIVKSGGKELAYELEEKGYDWIKAEN; translated from the coding sequence ATGTTATCAATAAAAAACCTTCACGCCTCAATTGGTGATAAAGAAATCCTGAAAGGAATTAATATAGAAGTTAAAGCTGGCGAAGTACACGCTATCATGGGACCAAACGGTTCTGGAAAAAGTACACTTTCTGCAGTTATCGCAGGAAACGAAAACTATGAAGTTACAGACGGAGAAGTTATTCTTGACGGAGAAGATCTTGCTGATTTAGCTCCAGAAGAAAGAGCGCATAAAGGTGTTTTTCTTTCGTTTCAATATCCTGTAGAAATTCCTGGAGTTAGCGTTACTAACTTCATGAAAACTGCCATCAACGAAACTCGCAAAGCAAACGGACAGGAAGAAATGCCGGCAAACGAAATGTTGAAAGTAATTCGTGAGAAATCTGAATTATTAGAAATTGACCGTAAATTTTTATCTCGTTCTTTAAATGAAGGTTTTTCTGGAGGAGAGAAAAAAAGAAACGAGATTTTTCAAATGGCAATGTTAGAGCCAAAATTAGCAATCCTTGACGAAACAGATTCTGGTCTTGATATCGACGCTTTAAGAATTGTTGCTAATGGAGTTAACAAATTAAAAAGCGACAAAAACGCTATTATTGTAATTACTCACTACCAACGTTTGCTAGATTATATCGTTCCTGATTTCGTTCACGTTCTTTACAACGGAAGAATCGTAAAATCTGGCGGAAAAGAACTAGCTTACGAATTAGAAGAAAAAGGATACGACTGGATCAAGGCGGAGAACTAA
- a CDS encoding four helix bundle protein: MSKFKSFEEINSWQKSRIFNKKIYLITENSNFKKDFDFVRQIRRASLSISSNVAEGFERNTDKEFIYFLYVAKASAGEVRSQLYLAFDLEYIIKEEFEMLLESITEISKLLSGFIKYLSPKS; the protein is encoded by the coding sequence ATGAGTAAGTTCAAATCTTTTGAGGAAATAAATTCTTGGCAAAAATCTCGAATCTTCAATAAGAAAATATATTTGATTACTGAAAATTCTAATTTCAAAAAAGACTTTGATTTTGTTAGACAAATTAGACGCGCATCACTTTCGATATCATCAAATGTAGCAGAAGGTTTTGAAAGAAATACAGATAAAGAGTTTATTTACTTTTTATATGTAGCCAAAGCATCGGCAGGAGAAGTTAGATCTCAATTATATTTAGCTTTTGATTTAGAATATATTATAAAAGAAGAATTTGAAATGCTTTTAGAATCGATTACAGAAATATCGAAATTATTAAGCGGTTTCATTAAATATTTGAGCCCAAAGTCATAA
- the sufD gene encoding Fe-S cluster assembly protein SufD — protein MDLKEKLVSSFMAFEERVDVHSDLHDIRTNALKNFENKGFPTKKEEAWKYTSLNAILKNDFTVFPKQENAIEFNQVKKYFLHEIDTYKLVFIDGVFSSHLSSTTHDGIDVCLMSSALTKPKYKMVIDNYFNQIASKDDSLTSLNTAFAMEGAFINIPKKKVADKPIEIMYFSTGNEAALMVQPRNLVIVGENSHVQIIERHQSLNENPVLTNSVTEIFAQKRAIVDYYKIQNDNSEANLIDNTYVSQQQESHASVHTFSFGGNLTRNNLNFYHFGERLTSTLNGISILNDKQHVDHYTLVNHAQPNCESFQDYKGIFSDRSTGVFNGKVLVEKEAQKTNAFQKSNNILLSDKATINAKPQLEIFADDVKCSHGCTVGQLDETAMFYMQSRGIPKKEAKALLMYAFSNAVIESIKIPELKQRITKIIAMKLGVNLGFDL, from the coding sequence ATGGATTTAAAAGAAAAATTAGTATCGTCTTTTATGGCTTTTGAAGAGCGTGTCGATGTACATTCAGATTTACATGACATACGCACAAATGCTTTAAAAAACTTCGAAAATAAAGGTTTCCCAACCAAAAAAGAAGAAGCTTGGAAATACACATCGCTAAATGCCATCTTAAAAAATGACTTTACGGTTTTTCCAAAGCAGGAAAATGCAATCGAATTCAATCAGGTAAAAAAATACTTTTTACACGAAATTGACACTTATAAATTAGTATTTATCGATGGTGTTTTCAGTTCGCATTTGTCTTCTACAACGCACGACGGAATCGATGTTTGCTTAATGTCATCGGCATTGACCAAACCAAAATATAAAATGGTTATTGATAACTATTTCAATCAAATTGCAAGTAAAGATGATAGTTTAACTTCATTAAATACTGCTTTTGCAATGGAAGGTGCATTTATCAATATCCCAAAGAAAAAAGTAGCAGACAAACCAATTGAGATTATGTATTTCTCAACAGGAAATGAAGCAGCTTTAATGGTTCAGCCAAGAAATTTGGTTATTGTGGGTGAAAATTCACATGTTCAAATTATCGAGCGTCACCAAAGTTTGAATGAAAATCCTGTTTTAACAAACTCTGTTACGGAGATTTTTGCTCAAAAACGTGCGATTGTTGATTATTATAAAATTCAAAATGATAACAGCGAAGCGAATTTAATTGACAACACTTACGTTTCTCAACAACAAGAAAGTCACGCTTCTGTTCATACTTTTTCATTTGGAGGAAACTTGACTCGTAACAACTTAAACTTTTACCATTTTGGTGAAAGATTAACAAGTACCTTAAACGGAATTTCTATTTTAAATGACAAACAACACGTTGATCATTATACTTTGGTAAACCACGCACAACCAAACTGCGAAAGTTTCCAAGATTATAAAGGAATTTTCTCTGATCGTTCGACAGGAGTTTTCAACGGAAAAGTTTTGGTAGAAAAAGAAGCTCAAAAAACAAATGCTTTCCAAAAAAGCAACAATATTTTATTGAGTGACAAAGCAACTATCAACGCAAAACCACAATTAGAGATTTTTGCAGATGATGTAAAATGTTCTCACGGTTGTACTGTTGGACAGCTTGATGAAACAGCAATGTTCTACATGCAGTCTCGTGGAATCCCGAAAAAAGAAGCAAAAGCTTTATTGATGTACGCATTCTCAAATGCCGTTATCGAAAGCATTAAAATACCAGAATTAAAACAAAGAATTACTAAAATCATTGCCATGAAATTGGGCGTGAATTTAGGATTTGATTTGTAG
- a CDS encoding serine hydrolase produces MKKFLKVLLLVVVLAFLYFGFTTYPKLDLISGFSAKSVASGHFIDNRPLDLIQKTDNDIDMIDLAKNSIDEAGKFAISSVYGLKERKAIYREGLGATLINDNFDISKPYLLPKRTKLINNLPFPYGNNEPKDTSFSNVDYSKLKKAVENAFDKSGGKAKRTRAVVVLYKDKLIAEKYDTGFNKNSKILGWSMTKSITSSAFGVLAKQGKIDIYKPAPVKEWQNDDRKIITINDLLHMNSGLEWEENYSTICDATKMLFQAEDMGKVQLDKPAQFKPNTHWNYSSGTTNLLSLILRRQFKTQQEYLDFWYSAVIDKIGMSSMIVEQDMSGTFVGSSYGWATTRDWSKFGLLYLHKGNWNGEQILDESWVKYTATPTNTSEGKYGAQFWLNAGGKFPDVPRDMFYCSGYQGQMVAIIPSLDMVIVRMGVREGDKSFDFNGFLKEVIASVKK; encoded by the coding sequence ATGAAAAAATTTCTCAAAGTACTTTTGCTTGTTGTGGTTCTTGCTTTTTTGTATTTCGGATTTACAACTTATCCAAAGCTTGATTTGATTTCAGGCTTCTCGGCCAAAAGTGTCGCATCTGGACATTTTATAGATAATCGTCCGTTGGATTTAATCCAAAAAACTGACAATGATATCGACATGATTGATTTGGCGAAAAATTCAATTGATGAAGCAGGGAAATTTGCCATTTCTTCTGTTTACGGATTGAAAGAAAGAAAAGCAATTTATCGTGAAGGTTTAGGAGCAACTTTGATTAATGATAATTTTGATATTTCAAAACCATATTTACTTCCGAAAAGAACAAAATTGATAAATAATCTTCCGTTTCCATATGGGAATAATGAACCAAAAGATACTTCGTTTTCGAATGTGGATTATTCAAAATTAAAAAAAGCGGTTGAAAATGCTTTTGACAAATCGGGTGGAAAAGCAAAAAGAACTCGTGCGGTTGTGGTTTTGTATAAAGACAAACTGATCGCCGAAAAATATGATACAGGTTTTAATAAAAACAGTAAAATTTTAGGCTGGTCAATGACAAAAAGTATAACAAGTTCTGCTTTTGGAGTTTTAGCCAAACAAGGAAAAATTGATATTTATAAACCTGCTCCCGTTAAAGAATGGCAAAATGACGATCGTAAAATTATTACGATTAACGATTTGCTTCATATGAATTCTGGTTTAGAATGGGAAGAGAATTACAGCACAATCTGCGACGCTACAAAAATGCTTTTTCAGGCCGAAGATATGGGAAAAGTGCAATTGGATAAACCAGCTCAGTTTAAACCCAACACACATTGGAATTATTCGTCTGGAACAACCAATTTATTATCCCTGATTTTAAGAAGACAATTCAAAACACAACAAGAATATCTTGATTTTTGGTACAGCGCCGTAATCGACAAAATCGGAATGAGCTCGATGATTGTTGAACAAGACATGTCAGGAACTTTTGTTGGTTCTTCTTACGGATGGGCAACAACAAGAGATTGGTCTAAATTCGGATTACTTTATCTCCATAAAGGAAACTGGAATGGCGAACAAATTCTAGACGAAAGCTGGGTAAAATACACCGCAACACCAACGAATACTTCTGAAGGAAAATATGGAGCGCAATTTTGGTTAAATGCGGGAGGAAAATTTCCAGATGTTCCTAGAGATATGTTTTATTGCAGCGGATATCAAGGGCAAATGGTAGCGATTATTCCATCTTTGGATATGGTAATTGTAAGAATGGGAGTTAGAGAAGGTGATAAAAGTTTTGACTTTAATGGGTTTTTGAAAGAAGTTATTGCTTCAGTAAAAAAATAA
- a CDS encoding cysteine desulfurase, with amino-acid sequence MLDIQKIRADFPILSQTVNGKPLVYFDNGATSQKPQVVIDAEVKYYQEINANIHRGVHTLSQLATDAYEISRGKVKDHINAKHAHEVLFTSGTTHGINLVANGFGSILKPGDEVVVSSLEHHSNIVPWQMLCEKTGAVLKVIPIDDNGELIIAEFDKLLSDKTKIVTVNHISNALGVINPIKYIIDKAHSVGAAVLIDGAQAVPHLKPDVQELDCDFYAFSGHKMCGPTGTGILYGKEAWLNKLPPYQGGGEMIKEVTFEKTTYADLPHKFEAGTPNIAGGIVLGTAIDYLNEIGFDKIHEYENELLEHATKRLNEIEGIRIYGNTKNKASVVSFNIDGIHPYDAGSIIDKLGIAVRTGHHCAQPIMNFFCIPGTIRASFSFYNTKEEIDAMVDAVKKAQTMLS; translated from the coding sequence ATGCTAGATATTCAAAAAATAAGAGCTGATTTCCCGATACTTTCACAAACTGTAAACGGAAAGCCATTAGTATATTTCGACAACGGAGCTACTTCGCAAAAACCACAAGTTGTAATTGATGCTGAAGTTAAATATTACCAGGAAATTAATGCCAACATTCATCGTGGCGTTCACACATTAAGCCAGTTAGCTACTGATGCTTACGAAATTTCTCGTGGAAAAGTAAAAGATCACATTAATGCAAAACATGCTCACGAAGTACTTTTTACTTCTGGAACAACACACGGAATTAATTTGGTTGCAAACGGTTTTGGTTCAATTTTAAAACCTGGTGACGAAGTTGTTGTTTCTTCATTAGAACATCACAGTAATATTGTGCCTTGGCAGATGTTATGCGAAAAAACAGGTGCTGTTTTAAAAGTTATTCCAATCGATGACAATGGAGAATTAATCATTGCCGAATTTGACAAATTGCTTTCGGATAAAACGAAAATCGTTACTGTAAATCATATTTCAAACGCATTGGGTGTAATCAATCCAATCAAATATATTATTGACAAAGCGCATTCCGTTGGCGCTGCAGTTTTAATTGATGGCGCTCAAGCTGTTCCGCATTTAAAACCAGATGTTCAGGAATTAGATTGCGATTTTTATGCTTTTTCAGGGCATAAAATGTGTGGTCCAACGGGAACTGGAATTCTTTATGGAAAAGAAGCTTGGTTAAACAAACTTCCTCCTTATCAAGGCGGTGGCGAAATGATCAAAGAAGTGACTTTCGAAAAAACAACTTACGCAGATCTGCCTCATAAATTTGAAGCTGGAACTCCAAATATCGCTGGCGGAATTGTTTTAGGAACTGCCATTGATTATTTAAATGAGATCGGTTTTGATAAAATTCATGAATACGAAAATGAACTTTTAGAACATGCTACAAAACGTCTTAACGAAATTGAAGGTATCCGAATTTACGGAAACACCAAAAATAAAGCATCTGTAGTTTCGTTTAATATTGATGGAATTCATCCGTATGATGCTGGTTCTATTATAGATAAATTGGGAATTGCGGTTAGAACAGGACATCACTGTGCACAGCCAATTATGAATTTCTTCTGTATTCCGGGAACAATTCGCGCTTCTTTCTCTTTCTATAATACAAAAGAAGAAATTGATGCCATGGTTGATGCTGTTAAAAAGGCACAAACTATGTTAAGCTAA
- a CDS encoding SufE family protein, giving the protein MTIKEIQDEIIDEFSMFDDWMQRYEYIIELGKSLPLIKEEYKTDDNLIKGCQSKVWLQGEQNDDKIVFTADSDAILTKGIIAILIRAFSNQKAKDILEADTDFIDEIGLKEHLSATRANGLVSMIKNIKMYALAFDAKNKN; this is encoded by the coding sequence ATGACGATAAAAGAAATACAAGACGAGATAATAGACGAATTTTCAATGTTCGATGATTGGATGCAGCGTTATGAATACATTATTGAATTAGGAAAAAGTCTTCCGTTAATTAAAGAAGAATACAAAACCGATGATAATTTAATCAAAGGTTGCCAATCTAAAGTTTGGTTACAAGGCGAACAAAATGATGATAAAATTGTTTTTACAGCAGACAGCGACGCCATTTTGACAAAAGGAATAATTGCGATTTTAATTCGCGCTTTCTCCAATCAAAAAGCAAAAGATATTCTAGAAGCAGATACTGATTTTATAGACGAAATTGGCTTAAAAGAACATTTATCCGCAACACGCGCCAACGGTTTGGTTTCGATGATAAAAAACATCAAAATGTATGCTTTGGCTTTTGATGCTAAAAACAAAAATTAA
- a CDS encoding SUF system Fe-S cluster assembly protein has protein sequence MEQEIDTNELGESIVRILKGIYDPEIPVDIYELGLIYDVMVNTDYEVKILMTLTSPNCPVAESLPREVEEKVKTIEHIKDVEVEITFDPPWSKDLMSEEAKLELGML, from the coding sequence ATGGAACAAGAAATAGACACAAACGAATTAGGAGAATCTATCGTAAGAATTTTAAAAGGAATTTACGATCCTGAGATTCCTGTAGATATTTACGAATTAGGGTTAATTTACGACGTAATGGTAAACACAGATTACGAAGTAAAAATCCTTATGACACTTACTTCGCCAAACTGCCCAGTTGCAGAAAGTTTACCAAGAGAGGTAGAAGAAAAAGTAAAAACAATCGAACATATTAAAGATGTAGAGGTTGAAATTACTTTCGATCCGCCTTGGAGTAAAGATTTAATGAGCGAAGAAGCTAAGTTAGAATTAGGAATGCTTTAA
- a CDS encoding DUF2480 family protein, which yields MEEIINKVANSALEVFDLEDYYPKGMRVQIDISQWLLEGFLLKEKDFREHLKNHDWSQYQDQYVAVHCSTDAIIPAWALILVSVHLAPFAKKVVNGTIEDLDGSLYEEILSKIDYSVYQSKPVIVKGCSRKPVPMRAYILATTYLQPFARSIMYGEACSAVPLYKESKK from the coding sequence ATGGAAGAAATCATCAATAAAGTTGCCAATAGTGCTTTAGAAGTCTTTGATTTAGAGGATTATTATCCAAAAGGAATGCGTGTGCAAATTGACATTTCGCAATGGCTTTTGGAAGGATTTCTTTTGAAAGAAAAAGACTTTAGAGAACATCTTAAAAATCACGATTGGTCGCAATATCAAGATCAATATGTGGCTGTACATTGCAGTACAGACGCTATTATTCCGGCTTGGGCGTTAATTTTAGTTAGCGTTCATTTAGCTCCTTTTGCAAAAAAAGTTGTTAACGGAACAATAGAAGATTTAGACGGAAGCTTATACGAAGAGATCTTAAGTAAAATAGATTATTCGGTTTATCAAAGCAAGCCTGTAATTGTTAAAGGTTGTTCTAGAAAACCTGTTCCAATGCGCGCCTATATATTAGCCACTACTTATTTGCAGCCCTTTGCAAGAAGCATTATGTATGGCGAAGCATGTTCTGCAGTGCCCTTATATAAAGAATCTAAGAAATAA
- a CDS encoding DUF3078 domain-containing protein — translation MRKIFLLLFVLANLTFVQAQNTEKELAQNTEKAVKKLNDTIEKEGWKAKGIVSLLLNQSSFNNWIAGGEDSFSGTLGINYDFNYKKDDVTWDNKVLASYGILQTKNTDFSKKTDDRLEFNSILGKRAFGDWYYSFFLNFRTQFTTGYIYGQDANGKEIRTEQTKFMSPGYLTTGPGIYWSKDENLKINFAPLTSKFTFVDNAYTSGIDRFTGLPYVDGDYFGVDEGKTMRYELGFYASVYYKLAIMTNVTAENTLNLYSNYLEDPQNVDINYSLNIIMKINKFLSANFAFQAIYDDNAFRGLQTRQVFGLGVNFGF, via the coding sequence ATGAGAAAGATCTTTTTATTACTCTTCGTTTTAGCAAATCTTACTTTTGTTCAAGCCCAAAACACTGAAAAAGAATTAGCTCAAAATACCGAAAAAGCCGTAAAAAAACTCAATGACACCATTGAAAAAGAAGGCTGGAAGGCCAAAGGAATTGTATCACTTTTATTAAATCAGTCGAGTTTTAACAACTGGATTGCTGGTGGAGAAGACAGTTTCTCAGGAACACTCGGAATCAATTATGATTTTAATTATAAAAAAGACGACGTAACTTGGGATAATAAAGTCCTTGCCTCTTACGGTATACTTCAAACCAAAAATACCGATTTTAGCAAAAAAACCGATGATAGATTAGAATTCAACTCTATTCTTGGTAAGCGAGCTTTTGGCGATTGGTATTACTCTTTCTTTCTAAATTTTAGAACCCAATTTACAACGGGTTATATTTATGGTCAAGATGCCAATGGAAAAGAAATCAGAACAGAACAAACTAAGTTTATGTCGCCTGGATATCTTACTACTGGTCCTGGTATTTATTGGTCTAAAGATGAAAATTTAAAAATAAACTTTGCGCCTTTAACTTCAAAATTCACTTTTGTAGACAATGCTTATACAAGCGGAATTGATAGATTTACAGGTTTGCCATATGTTGATGGCGATTATTTTGGCGTTGACGAAGGCAAAACCATGCGTTACGAACTAGGTTTCTATGCATCTGTTTATTATAAACTCGCTATTATGACCAACGTAACGGCAGAAAACACACTAAATTTATATTCTAATTATTTAGAAGATCCGCAAAATGTAGATATCAATTATTCTTTGAATATCATTATGAAAATTAATAAATTCTTATCTGCGAATTTTGCTTTTCAAGCAATATATGATGATAATGCTTTTAGAGGACTTCAAACCAGACAAGTATTTGGTTTAGGAGTTAATTTTGGATTCTAA
- the hflX gene encoding GTPase HflX: MLEKEVINFERTVIVGIVTQSQSEEKLNEYLDELEFLTFTAGGEVIKRFSQKMERPNPKTFVGTGKIDDINLFVKENKISTVIFDDELTPSQQKNISRIIDCKILDRTNLILDIFAQRAETSYARTQVELAQCQYLLPRLSGLWTHLERQKGGIGMRGPGETEIETDRRIVRDRISLLKEKIKTIDKQMGIQRSNRGAMVRVALVGYTNVGKSTLMNAIGKSDVFVENKLFATLDTTVRKVVIKNLPFLLSDTVGFIRKLPTQLVDSFKSTLDEVREADLLLHVVDISHPDFEDHIESVNKILQEIKSNDKPTIMVFNKIDTYKHLTIDEGDLITERTRKHYTLNEWKQTWMSNVGEDKALFISARQKENFEEFRERVYEAVRQIHITRFPYNKFLYPDYKDAVEKEEEQE, translated from the coding sequence ATGTTAGAAAAAGAAGTTATAAATTTTGAGAGAACGGTAATTGTTGGAATCGTTACTCAAAGTCAAAGTGAAGAGAAACTAAATGAATATTTAGACGAATTAGAGTTTCTGACTTTTACCGCTGGAGGTGAAGTGATAAAACGCTTTTCGCAAAAAATGGAACGCCCGAATCCGAAGACTTTTGTGGGTACGGGAAAAATTGACGACATCAATCTTTTTGTAAAAGAGAACAAAATATCGACTGTAATTTTTGATGATGAATTAACGCCTTCGCAACAAAAAAATATTTCAAGAATTATTGATTGCAAAATCCTAGATAGAACCAATTTGATTCTGGACATTTTCGCACAGCGAGCTGAAACATCTTATGCGAGAACTCAAGTAGAATTGGCGCAATGTCAATATTTGCTTCCAAGACTTTCTGGTTTATGGACGCACCTTGAGCGTCAAAAAGGAGGTATTGGTATGCGTGGACCTGGAGAAACTGAGATTGAAACCGATAGACGTATCGTGCGTGACAGAATTTCGTTATTGAAAGAGAAAATCAAAACTATCGATAAACAAATGGGTATTCAGAGAAGTAATCGCGGCGCAATGGTTCGTGTGGCTTTGGTTGGATATACCAATGTTGGAAAATCGACTTTGATGAATGCAATAGGTAAAAGTGATGTTTTTGTTGAGAATAAATTATTCGCAACTTTAGATACAACAGTTAGAAAAGTGGTTATCAAAAACCTGCCATTTTTACTTTCAGATACAGTTGGATTTATTAGAAAATTACCAACGCAATTGGTAGATTCTTTTAAAAGCACTTTGGATGAAGTTCGCGAAGCAGATTTGCTTTTGCATGTTGTAGATATTTCTCATCCCGATTTTGAAGATCATATTGAATCGGTTAACAAGATTTTGCAAGAAATCAAAAGTAATGATAAGCCAACGATTATGGTTTTTAACAAAATCGATACTTACAAACACTTGACAATTGATGAAGGCGATCTAATTACAGAAAGAACACGTAAACATTATACGCTTAACGAATGGAAACAAACGTGGATGAGTAATGTTGGAGAAGATAAAGCATTGTTTATTTCGGCGAGACAAAAAGAAAACTTCGAAGAATTTAGAGAAAGAGTTTATGAAGCTGTTCGACAAATTCATATTACGCGTTTTCCTTATAATAAATTCTTGTATCCTGATTATAAAGATGCAGTTGAAAAGGAAGAAGAGCAGGAATAA
- a CDS encoding DUF5689 domain-containing protein codes for MKNIFLKSLFGLLFLIICSCSNEVETPKLECTQPDFEVNKTVEKVYELSGNTAKQYSYDDIIEAYVVSSDEGGNFFKSISLQTKKTEKNPAIGFSVPIDASNTYIDYRLGNKVYVKLKNQFTDLYYGGLRIGSLYVSNVGDPTIGRISQNEYKNVLNASCTIIDEGVLVESVSIEEALNDNKLNTLIELNDVEFTESALGRHYFEESNNVGGSTNWNLRDKTGNQIIFRTSAYAKFADHFVPEGSGKVRGILTKFGTDYQLMVRFESDIEMNGKRNTPFFAEDFQSVKNNVNFALPGWSNIVEKAAKLWKSMVYAGNGYAEFNTTSTTAAENVAWLVSPKINLTGYKNAVLSFRSAQHDLKLDSPLNTLEVYVSTNFDGSSVAKAKWTKLEAKVPNLSTPAREFISSGGIDLSAYSGNINIAFKYIGSGKDKTLNGAFMVDDIKIFGEK; via the coding sequence ATGAAAAACATATTTTTAAAATCACTTTTTGGATTATTATTTTTAATTATTTGCAGTTGCAGTAATGAAGTTGAAACCCCAAAATTAGAATGTACACAACCTGATTTTGAAGTAAATAAAACGGTCGAAAAAGTTTATGAACTTTCAGGAAATACGGCAAAACAATATTCATACGATGATATAATTGAAGCTTATGTAGTTTCAAGCGACGAAGGTGGAAATTTTTTTAAAAGTATTTCATTGCAAACAAAAAAGACTGAAAAAAATCCAGCAATTGGTTTCAGCGTTCCTATTGATGCTTCAAATACTTACATCGATTATCGTTTAGGAAACAAAGTGTATGTAAAACTTAAAAACCAATTTACAGATTTATATTATGGTGGTTTAAGAATTGGCAGTTTATATGTGAGTAATGTAGGAGATCCGACAATTGGCAGAATTTCTCAAAATGAATATAAAAATGTATTAAATGCTTCATGTACAATAATTGATGAAGGAGTATTAGTTGAATCAGTTTCTATCGAAGAAGCGCTAAATGATAATAAATTAAATACTTTAATAGAATTGAATGATGTCGAGTTTACAGAATCGGCTTTGGGACGTCATTATTTTGAAGAATCAAATAATGTTGGCGGATCGACAAATTGGAATCTGAGAGATAAGACAGGAAATCAAATTATTTTCAGAACGAGTGCTTATGCAAAATTTGCAGATCATTTTGTGCCTGAAGGAAGCGGGAAAGTACGAGGAATTTTAACCAAATTTGGAACAGATTATCAATTGATGGTTCGTTTTGAAAGTGATATTGAAATGAATGGAAAAAGAAATACTCCGTTTTTTGCAGAGGATTTTCAATCGGTTAAAAACAATGTCAATTTTGCACTTCCAGGTTGGAGCAATATTGTAGAAAAAGCAGCCAAATTATGGAAAAGTATGGTTTACGCTGGAAATGGTTATGCTGAATTTAATACTACAAGCACAACTGCTGCCGAAAATGTTGCTTGGCTCGTTTCTCCGAAAATTAATCTAACAGGTTATAAAAATGCAGTGCTTTCTTTTAGAAGTGCGCAACACGATTTAAAATTAGATTCTCCGCTAAATACTTTGGAAGTTTATGTTTCAACCAATTTTGATGGCTCAAGTGTTGCCAAAGCAAAATGGACAAAATTGGAAGCAAAAGTTCCAAATCTTTCGACTCCCGCACGCGAATTTATAAGTTCTGGTGGAATTGATCTTTCGGCATATTCGGGAAACATAAACATTGCGTTTAAATACATCGGATCAGGAAAAGACAAAACTTTAAACGGCGCTTTTATGGTAGACGATATTAAGATTTTTGGAGAAAAATAA